From Plasmodium brasilianum strain Bolivian I chromosome 2, whole genome shotgun sequence, one genomic window encodes:
- a CDS encoding tryptophan-rich protein, whose translation MKEIFIFSCLTSVFVIVIPSFFLIHDSAAAHQASYPNIQCQNPNVAPLALPPAISTPYQPVEEERNTDEIDPDEVENWMNSIDTIWNQYTKELGAQVEQSEKRKEQEWNDWIYNLKDQWKDFNNFVEQKKKRWIHKKEQDWSAWIKQMENKWITYKEKMDTRLRHASQERPMTQSELRNLEDDIKEEVKKRMIKDYKRWVSISEANLYKWIKKDWENGKKINWMNGIKKSGKLAKKIIGQIKIIS comes from the exons atgaaagaaatatttatattttcgtGTTTAACATCAGTATTTGTTATCGTAATcccttccttttttttaattcatgaTTCTGCa GCCGCTCATCAAGCGAGTTACCCCAATATACAGTGCCAAAATCCTAATGTTGCTCCCTTGGCACTTCCTCCGGCAATTTCTACACCATATCAGCCTGTTGAAGAGGAAAGGAATACAGATGAAATAGATCCGGATGAAGTGGAAAATTGGATGAATTCAATAGATACAATATGGAATCAGTATACAAAAGAATTGGGAGCTCAAGTAGAGCAAtctgaaaaaagaaaagagcaAGAATGGAATGATTggatatataatttgaaGGATCAGTGGAAGGACTTCAATAATTTTGtcgaacaaaaaaaaaaaaggtggatccataaaaaagaacaagatTGGAGTGCATGGATTAAGCAGATGGAAAATAAATGGATAacttataaagaaaaaatggataCAAGATTGAGACATGCATCCCAGGAAAGACCAATGACACAGTCGGAACTTAGGAATTTGGAAGATGATATTAAagaagaagtaaaaaaaagaatgataaAAGATTATAAAAGATGGGTTAGTATAAGTGAAGCCAATTTATATAAGTGGATAAAGAAAGATTgggaaaatggaaaaaaaataaattggatgaatggaataaaaaagagtGGAAAGTTAGCGAAGAAAATTATTGGGCAAATAAAGATAATCAGTTAA